The Caproicibacterium lactatifermentans genome contains a region encoding:
- a CDS encoding DnaD domain protein — translation MQYQTKSGIWDSVFAVPTAVVDQNLKLAGSVQLKALLWVLRQGGASFSDKDLSQALGVSPADARDALSYWQETGVLQLQASGMKQQTEKEKPAPSPVPQKAPASAPVAHFSPLPRPERPGPAFVSKRLEENKALQCLMLDTEQILGHTLSASDMGSLLLIHDNYGLPCDVILMLVQYAASSGKGNMHYIDKVALNWADEGITTHLQAEQRLQKMTDLSRAWSTVQQAMGLPERAPTEREKKYAESWVLQWHFPAPMLKLAYDRCVDAIGAFRPGYVNKILERWHREGISTAEQAAAETSQHRQNRQDANKPSFDLDAYEKESMLKFTGGGR, via the coding sequence ATGCAGTATCAGACAAAAAGCGGGATTTGGGACAGTGTGTTTGCTGTGCCGACGGCCGTGGTGGACCAGAACCTAAAGCTTGCCGGCAGTGTACAGCTGAAAGCACTTCTTTGGGTTCTGCGGCAGGGCGGCGCCTCTTTTTCCGATAAAGACCTGTCCCAGGCACTGGGGGTAAGCCCCGCGGATGCCCGCGACGCACTCTCCTATTGGCAGGAAACCGGTGTGCTGCAGCTGCAGGCATCCGGCATGAAACAGCAGACGGAAAAAGAAAAGCCCGCTCCCTCCCCTGTCCCGCAGAAAGCGCCCGCTTCCGCACCGGTGGCACACTTTTCACCGCTGCCTCGTCCGGAACGTCCCGGCCCTGCCTTCGTCAGCAAACGGCTGGAAGAAAACAAGGCACTGCAATGCCTGATGCTGGACACTGAACAAATTTTAGGACATACGCTGTCCGCTTCTGACATGGGCAGCCTGCTGCTTATCCACGACAATTACGGACTGCCGTGCGATGTTATCCTAATGCTGGTGCAGTACGCCGCCAGCAGCGGCAAGGGCAATATGCACTATATTGATAAGGTCGCGCTGAACTGGGCCGATGAAGGCATTACGACACATCTGCAGGCAGAACAGCGCCTGCAAAAAATGACGGACCTCAGTCGTGCATGGAGCACCGTACAGCAGGCAATGGGCCTGCCGGAACGTGCCCCGACCGAGCGGGAAAAGAAATACGCGGAAAGCTGGGTACTGCAGTGGCACTTCCCCGCACCAATGTTGAAGCTGGCGTATGACCGCTGTGTAGATGCCATTGGTGCGTTCCGGCCCGGCTATGTCAACAAAATTCTGGAACGCTGGCACCGGGAAGGAATTTCCACTGCCGAGCAGGCCGCAGCCGAAACTAGCCAGCACCGCCAAAACCGGCAGGATGCAAACAAGCCCTCTTTTGACCTTGACGCCTACGAAAAAGAAAGCATGCTGAAATTTACAGGAGGCGGACGCTGA
- the typA gene encoding translational GTPase TypA, which yields MDTRNDIRNVAIIAHVDHGKTTLVDQLLRQSGVFRSNEEVEERVMDCNDLERERGITILSKNTSVMYKDIKINIVDTPGHADFGGEVERILTMVDGVLLLVDAFEGCMPQTRFVLKKALALGKKPIVVVNKIDRPGARPAEVVDEVLDLFIELGANDNQLDFPVVYTSGRDGYAVNDPEEKGVDMKPLFDAILKYIPVPKGELNGPAQVLFSNIDYDDYVGRIGIGRVERGQINVGQMMTLCHRDGTTHTERVTKLYQFEGLKRVDAETAKMGDIVAVSGMPDLNIGETACDPEHLDMLPFVKIDEPTVSMMFMVNNSPFAGREGKFVTSRNLRDRLAREIQTNVALRVEETDSADTFKVSGRGELHLSILIEEMRRQGYEFQVSSPTVIYKEINGKRCEPMELLMIEVPDDYVGPVMEKLGSRKAELVNMGTRDTGITHMEFRIPARGLMGYRQEFLTDTNGNGIMNSVFDSYEPYKGEIVVRNTGSLVAFENGTTTGYGLWYAQDRGRLFIGPGVEVYEGMIVGSNPKNEDIAVNVCKKKHVTNTRAAGSDEALKLTPPDNLSLEQCLEFIQDDELLEVTPKSLRMRKKILNKEQRMKNLSKKK from the coding sequence ATGGATACAAGAAATGACATTCGCAATGTTGCAATTATCGCCCATGTTGACCACGGCAAAACGACGCTGGTCGACCAGCTGCTGCGGCAGAGCGGTGTTTTTCGAAGCAACGAAGAGGTCGAAGAACGTGTCATGGACTGCAACGACTTGGAAAGAGAACGCGGCATTACAATCCTTTCTAAGAACACGTCCGTCATGTATAAAGATATAAAAATCAATATCGTGGATACTCCCGGCCATGCCGACTTCGGCGGCGAAGTGGAACGTATTCTGACGATGGTCGACGGTGTTCTGCTGCTGGTAGATGCCTTTGAAGGCTGTATGCCGCAGACTCGCTTTGTTCTGAAAAAGGCACTGGCTCTTGGCAAAAAGCCAATCGTTGTTGTCAACAAGATTGACCGTCCCGGCGCCCGCCCTGCAGAAGTAGTAGATGAAGTGCTGGATCTGTTCATTGAACTGGGTGCCAACGACAACCAGCTGGACTTTCCGGTGGTTTACACTTCTGGCCGTGACGGCTATGCAGTTAATGACCCGGAGGAAAAGGGCGTCGATATGAAGCCGCTGTTCGACGCAATCCTTAAGTATATTCCTGTACCGAAGGGTGAACTAAATGGCCCGGCACAGGTTCTGTTTAGCAATATTGACTATGATGATTATGTGGGCCGTATCGGCATTGGCCGTGTGGAACGCGGACAGATTAATGTAGGTCAGATGATGACGCTGTGCCACCGCGACGGCACAACACACACCGAACGTGTTACCAAACTGTATCAGTTTGAGGGCCTGAAGCGAGTAGATGCAGAAACCGCGAAGATGGGTGATATTGTTGCCGTCTCCGGTATGCCGGACCTAAACATCGGAGAAACAGCCTGTGACCCGGAGCATTTGGATATGCTGCCGTTCGTCAAGATTGATGAGCCGACCGTTTCTATGATGTTCATGGTCAACAATAGCCCCTTCGCCGGCCGGGAGGGCAAATTTGTCACTTCCCGAAACCTGCGCGACCGTCTGGCCCGTGAAATACAGACCAACGTGGCTTTGCGCGTAGAAGAAACTGATTCTGCGGATACCTTTAAAGTTTCCGGCCGTGGGGAGCTGCACCTGTCCATTCTCATTGAGGAAATGCGCCGTCAAGGTTATGAGTTCCAGGTTTCCAGCCCAACGGTTATCTATAAAGAAATAAACGGCAAGCGCTGTGAGCCTATGGAACTTTTGATGATTGAAGTACCGGACGATTATGTCGGCCCTGTTATGGAAAAGCTCGGTTCCCGCAAGGCAGAACTAGTGAACATGGGCACACGTGACACCGGCATTACACACATGGAGTTCCGTATTCCGGCCCGTGGCTTGATGGGCTATCGGCAGGAGTTCCTGACCGATACCAACGGCAACGGCATTATGAATAGTGTGTTCGACAGCTATGAGCCGTACAAGGGCGAAATCGTTGTGCGCAACACCGGCAGTTTGGTTGCCTTTGAAAACGGCACTACCACCGGCTATGGCCTCTGGTATGCACAGGACCGCGGCCGTCTGTTCATCGGACCTGGCGTGGAAGTATATGAGGGTATGATTGTCGGTTCCAACCCAAAAAATGAGGACATTGCCGTTAACGTCTGCAAAAAGAAGCACGTTACCAACACCCGTGCCGCTGGTTCTGATGAAGCACTGAAGCTGACACCGCCGGACAACCTCAGCCTGGAACAGTGCCTGGAATTCATCCAGGACGATGAACTGCTGGAAGTCACTCCCAAGTCCCTGCGTATGCGCAAAAAGATTTTGAACAAAGAACAGCGCATGAAGAACCTGAGCAAGAAGAAATAA
- a CDS encoding 3'-5' exonuclease, with amino-acid sequence MKPIVILDLEWNGTYSRRLKGFINEIIEFGAVKVDDSLQRMDTFSMLVRPQVGKKISEKIAELTSITDEDLEHGGRFMQVVSRFRRWAGDCLLMTWGTSDIQALIENCRYFNGSDRIPFLEEYVDLQAYCEKCLSYKKGQQIGLSTAAEMLNISEETFDHHRALDDSLLSLQCLRKLYRPDRMRPFVQNARTKDFYDRMEFRTVILCDLDNPLVKQTNMDFDCPVCGAAAQRQTAWSLHNKSFHAVFHCSVCGRAFHARMQFKLKYEGLSVRRTTHLLQLKENAEHTEKSNDLNGTESL; translated from the coding sequence ATGAAACCAATCGTCATTTTGGACTTGGAGTGGAACGGCACTTACAGCAGGCGACTGAAAGGCTTCATCAATGAAATCATTGAGTTTGGTGCGGTCAAGGTGGACGATAGCCTGCAGAGGATGGACACATTTTCTATGTTGGTTCGTCCGCAGGTCGGCAAGAAAATCAGCGAGAAAATTGCGGAACTTACCAGCATTACGGACGAGGACCTGGAGCACGGCGGCCGTTTTATGCAGGTGGTCAGCCGATTCCGCCGCTGGGCAGGTGACTGCCTGCTCATGACGTGGGGCACCTCCGATATTCAGGCGCTTATTGAAAACTGCCGTTACTTTAATGGCAGTGACCGCATTCCGTTTCTGGAAGAATATGTGGACCTGCAGGCGTACTGTGAAAAGTGCCTTTCCTATAAAAAAGGACAGCAGATAGGCCTTTCCACTGCGGCGGAGATGCTGAACATCAGCGAGGAAACGTTTGACCACCACCGTGCACTGGACGACAGTCTGCTTTCTCTGCAGTGCCTGCGGAAGCTGTATCGGCCTGACCGTATGCGGCCTTTTGTGCAGAATGCCCGCACAAAAGATTTTTATGACCGTATGGAATTCCGCACGGTTATTCTGTGCGATTTGGATAACCCGCTTGTGAAACAGACAAATATGGATTTTGATTGTCCGGTTTGTGGGGCGGCTGCCCAGCGGCAGACGGCATGGTCGCTGCACAACAAAAGTTTTCACGCAGTGTTTCACTGCTCTGTATGCGGCAGAGCTTTTCACGCCCGTATGCAGTTTAAGCTGAAATATGAGGGACTTTCTGTGCGTAGGACTACGCATTTGCTGCAGCTGAAAGAGAATGCAGAACATACGGAGAAATCCAATGACCTGAACGGTACGGAATCATTATAA
- the pgeF gene encoding peptidoglycan editing factor PgeF, translating to MKTAGNMLLSKVNGVPFLQLSSFREQPWLHHAFATRQGGISSGIYATMNLGFGRGDTDANVLENYRRFCAVAGFCVEDLVATAQTHKTEVLRVGQKDRGAGILRSKPWHDIDALITNEPHVALCVYGADCVPLMLADPVHHAIGVAHAGWRGTAANMAGTVVAAMQQAFGTNPIDLLVGIGPSIGPCCFEVDEPVVKAFLANPLLFPQDCMTEKGGGKWNIDLWEANAQLLRSAGVQKIEKGMLCTHCHPDLLWSHRATNGKRGGMCGILCITEALS from the coding sequence ATGAAAACTGCCGGTAATATGCTTTTGTCCAAAGTAAATGGCGTTCCATTTTTACAACTGTCTTCCTTTCGGGAACAGCCATGGCTGCACCATGCCTTTGCCACACGGCAGGGCGGCATCAGCAGCGGCATTTACGCTACCATGAATCTCGGCTTTGGTCGCGGCGACACAGATGCAAACGTACTGGAAAATTACCGCCGGTTCTGTGCGGTGGCCGGTTTTTGTGTGGAGGACCTTGTGGCTACTGCACAGACACATAAAACCGAGGTCCTGCGGGTAGGCCAAAAAGACCGCGGGGCGGGTATCTTGCGGTCCAAACCATGGCATGACATTGACGCACTGATTACCAACGAACCGCATGTTGCGCTGTGCGTTTATGGCGCGGACTGTGTACCGCTTATGCTGGCGGACCCGGTGCACCATGCCATTGGTGTAGCACACGCCGGTTGGCGCGGTACCGCAGCCAACATGGCGGGCACTGTGGTGGCTGCGATGCAGCAGGCCTTTGGCACGAATCCCATTGACCTGCTGGTTGGCATTGGTCCCTCTATCGGTCCCTGCTGCTTTGAAGTAGACGAGCCGGTTGTAAAGGCATTTCTGGCGAACCCGCTGCTGTTCCCACAAGACTGCATGACGGAAAAGGGCGGCGGCAAATGGAACATTGACCTGTGGGAGGCGAATGCCCAGCTGCTGCGCAGTGCGGGCGTACAGAAAATAGAAAAGGGAATGCTCTGCACCCATTGTCATCCGGATTTGCTGTGGTCCCATCGGGCAACCAATGGGAAGCGCGGCGGTATGTGCGGTATTCTTTGTATTACGGAGGCGCTTTCCTAA
- a CDS encoding radical SAM protein: MAQKNGCDLCPRHCGAERTESAGNGYCGMGTLPVVARAALHYWEEPCISGKKGSGAVFFTGCSLQCIFCQNHQISTERAVGKQLTPRQLSDVFFRLIDAGALNINLVSAAHFVPAIVEALSIRPLPVPVVYNSGGYETLETLKMLDGLVQIYLPDYKYDDVELARCFSGASDYVDTARAAILEMARQTGPCQFDGNGILQRGTIVRHLLLPGHTRDSLAALDWLAKNLPDGTRVSLMGQYTPCGKIADYPELNRRVTAREYNKVQQHLFDLNLNGYVQELSSAQKEYIPQFDLTGV, translated from the coding sequence ATGGCACAAAAGAACGGCTGTGATCTTTGCCCGCGGCACTGCGGTGCGGAACGTACGGAAAGCGCTGGAAACGGATACTGCGGCATGGGAACGCTGCCGGTGGTGGCACGTGCGGCACTGCATTATTGGGAAGAACCGTGCATCAGCGGAAAGAAGGGGAGCGGTGCTGTCTTCTTTACCGGCTGTTCGCTGCAGTGTATTTTCTGCCAAAATCATCAAATCAGTACCGAACGCGCTGTTGGAAAGCAGCTGACGCCGCGGCAGCTGTCTGATGTATTTTTCCGGTTGATTGACGCGGGGGCACTTAACATCAATCTAGTCAGTGCCGCGCATTTCGTACCGGCCATTGTGGAGGCGCTGTCTATTCGGCCGCTGCCAGTGCCGGTTGTGTACAATTCCGGCGGCTATGAAACGCTGGAAACATTGAAAATGCTGGATGGGCTGGTGCAGATTTATCTGCCGGACTATAAATACGATGATGTGGAGTTGGCACGATGCTTTTCCGGTGCATCGGACTATGTGGATACGGCCCGTGCCGCCATTTTGGAAATGGCCCGTCAGACCGGTCCCTGTCAATTTGACGGCAATGGCATTTTGCAGCGAGGGACGATTGTCCGGCATTTGCTGCTGCCGGGGCATACCCGGGATTCTCTCGCGGCGCTGGATTGGCTGGCGAAAAACCTGCCGGATGGCACACGGGTCAGCCTGATGGGACAATATACGCCCTGCGGCAAAATTGCCGATTATCCGGAACTGAACCGCCGTGTGACTGCCCGCGAGTACAATAAAGTACAGCAGCATTTGTTCGACCTCAATTTAAACGGCTATGTGCAGGAACTATCTTCTGCCCAAAAAGAGTATATCCCGCAGTTTGACTTAACGGGTGTGTAA
- a CDS encoding polysaccharide deacetylase family protein, whose amino-acid sequence MNFIRYRIHRAATTLVAVAVVLAAAGCLHTSGTVQTSAVPTKLTASGVQLPILMYHSMLPPSVLRGKYIVSPSLFEKDLQYLQKEKYTTVTMQNLLDYVHGKGDLPQKPIIISFDDGYYNNYKYAYPLLKKYHMKMIFSPIGICTEQYSKGDSDHWTYSHVTWKELDEMLKSGTTEVQNHTYNLHHDRKSGRLGVSKRRSESVADYQKMLRGDLSYMQDLMYQHTGVHMNTFVYPFGAMSEATGDVIRSLGFQATMTCTEHINVITRDPECLYGLGRYLRPPDITPEQFFAKKILPAGQKLK is encoded by the coding sequence ATGAATTTTATTCGGTACCGGATACACCGTGCGGCCACTACACTTGTGGCGGTTGCCGTTGTGCTGGCAGCGGCGGGCTGCCTGCATACTTCCGGCACAGTGCAGACGTCAGCGGTACCGACAAAGCTGACGGCGTCCGGTGTGCAGCTGCCGATTTTAATGTATCACAGTATGCTGCCGCCGTCTGTTCTGCGCGGCAAGTATATTGTTTCGCCATCCCTTTTTGAGAAAGATTTGCAGTATCTACAAAAAGAGAAATACACGACGGTTACCATGCAGAACCTGCTGGACTATGTTCATGGGAAAGGGGATCTGCCACAGAAGCCGATTATCATCAGCTTTGATGACGGCTACTATAACAACTACAAATATGCTTATCCGCTGCTGAAAAAGTATCATATGAAAATGATTTTTTCGCCTATTGGCATCTGTACGGAACAGTACAGCAAAGGGGACAGTGACCATTGGACATATTCCCATGTGACGTGGAAAGAATTGGACGAGATGCTGAAAAGCGGCACGACTGAAGTGCAGAACCATACTTATAACCTGCACCATGACCGCAAAAGCGGCCGGCTGGGTGTCAGTAAGCGCCGCAGTGAAAGTGTTGCTGACTATCAGAAAATGCTGCGCGGTGACCTTTCCTATATGCAGGACCTGATGTATCAGCATACAGGCGTGCATATGAACACCTTTGTCTATCCGTTTGGCGCCATGAGTGAGGCCACCGGGGACGTGATCCGTTCGCTCGGCTTCCAGGCGACCATGACCTGCACGGAGCATATTAATGTTATTACACGGGACCCGGAGTGCCTATATGGTTTGGGCCGTTATCTGCGCCCGCCGGACATCACGCCGGAACAGTTTTTTGCCAAAAAGATTCTTCCGGCGGGGCAAAAGCTGAAATAA
- a CDS encoding cation-translocating P-type ATPase: MERLPTDTQTGLSREEVRTRTQQGLINGEEEMKTQSVGQIVRKNIITPFNILNLILGALVFSVGSYKNMLFIGVAVCNTIVGCFQEIRAKKTIDKLSLISSPKAHVLRDGKLWDISVSHIVLDDILQLTTGNQICSDCVVASGSCEVNESLITGESDPIVKQVGDHLLSGSFIVSGTCRAQVEHVGKENYAAKITGSAKYVKKTNSEIMKSINLIIRIIGFALIPVGLVLFYKEMVVSNSSYAQAIVSTVAALVGMVPEGLVLLTSIVLASSVVRLSFHNALVQELYSIEMLARVDTICLDKTGTITEGAMQVDEMEPLINTLTPEQMGAAVAAVTFTLQDQNPTAQAMREKYPDNPGWESLSTVPFSSARKWSGVNFADHGTFVIGAGEFIMGERFASLHEKEDKAAAKGQRVLLLAHSSLPFEADGRELPTDIQPIALLYLSDRIRKSARETLQYFADQNVDLKVISGDSAVTVANIAKKAGLEHADRWVDATTLHTNEEIQAAVRKYTVFGRVTPQQKLQIVKALKADGHTVAMTGDGVNDVLALKESDCSIAMASGSDAARTVSQIVLLDSDFASMPHIVAEGRRSINNLQRSSSLFLIKAFFSTILAVCFIFIQSRYPFQPIQFTLLNALAIGFPSFVLSLEPNRERLHGRFMLNIIKKAIPGTLTMVFSVLLLEAVNFYVKLPYEQLSTAAVVLMAFTMFMILFRVCMPFNGKHVLLFVTMCVAFVLAYIFMGNMFSLTPLNAPMLLILLPLIFASVSMFMMFLHLIERILMRRVN; the protein is encoded by the coding sequence ATGGAACGTTTACCGACCGACACCCAAACAGGGCTGTCGCGTGAAGAAGTGCGCACGCGCACCCAGCAGGGACTCATCAACGGCGAAGAGGAAATGAAGACGCAAAGTGTCGGGCAAATTGTCCGCAAAAATATTATTACCCCTTTTAATATATTAAACCTCATTTTAGGTGCGCTGGTTTTTTCCGTTGGTTCCTATAAAAATATGCTGTTTATCGGCGTGGCGGTGTGCAATACCATTGTGGGCTGCTTTCAGGAGATACGCGCCAAGAAAACGATTGACAAACTTTCCCTCATTTCCTCCCCCAAAGCCCATGTTCTGCGTGACGGCAAGCTGTGGGATATATCGGTTTCTCATATCGTTCTGGATGATATTTTACAGCTGACAACCGGCAACCAAATTTGTTCCGACTGTGTGGTGGCATCCGGTAGCTGTGAAGTCAACGAATCCTTGATTACCGGCGAAAGCGACCCTATTGTAAAGCAGGTTGGTGACCACCTGCTTTCCGGAAGCTTCATCGTTTCCGGTACCTGCCGTGCACAGGTAGAACACGTTGGCAAAGAAAATTACGCCGCCAAAATTACCGGCAGCGCAAAATATGTAAAAAAGACAAACAGCGAGATTATGAAAAGTATCAATCTCATTATCCGCATTATCGGCTTCGCCCTAATCCCGGTAGGGCTGGTGCTTTTTTACAAAGAAATGGTCGTGTCAAATTCCAGCTATGCACAGGCAATCGTCAGTACGGTAGCCGCTCTGGTCGGCATGGTTCCGGAAGGACTGGTACTGCTGACTAGTATCGTGCTGGCAAGCAGTGTGGTACGCCTTTCGTTCCATAATGCCCTCGTACAGGAGCTGTATTCTATAGAAATGCTGGCACGGGTGGACACAATTTGTCTGGATAAAACCGGCACCATCACAGAAGGCGCCATGCAAGTGGACGAGATGGAGCCACTGATCAATACACTGACACCAGAACAGATGGGGGCTGCGGTCGCCGCGGTCACATTCACCCTACAGGACCAAAACCCGACCGCGCAAGCCATGCGGGAAAAGTATCCGGATAACCCCGGCTGGGAAAGCCTGTCCACTGTTCCGTTTTCCTCCGCACGCAAATGGAGCGGCGTCAATTTTGCGGACCATGGGACATTCGTTATCGGTGCCGGTGAGTTTATTATGGGTGAACGGTTTGCATCGCTGCATGAAAAAGAGGACAAAGCAGCCGCAAAGGGCCAGCGTGTTTTGCTGCTGGCACACAGTTCCCTGCCATTTGAAGCGGACGGCAGGGAACTGCCAACGGACATTCAGCCCATTGCCCTGCTGTATCTCAGCGACCGTATCCGCAAAAGTGCACGCGAAACGCTGCAATACTTTGCGGACCAAAACGTGGACCTGAAAGTCATCTCCGGTGACAGTGCCGTCACGGTCGCCAATATTGCCAAAAAGGCCGGCTTAGAACATGCTGACCGCTGGGTAGACGCCACAACGCTGCATACCAACGAAGAAATTCAAGCCGCTGTACGAAAATACACGGTGTTTGGGCGTGTGACACCACAGCAGAAACTGCAGATTGTTAAGGCATTAAAAGCGGACGGTCACACAGTAGCAATGACCGGTGACGGCGTCAACGATGTGCTCGCACTGAAAGAAAGCGACTGCAGCATCGCCATGGCCTCGGGCAGTGACGCTGCCCGCACGGTTTCCCAGATTGTGCTGCTGGATTCTGATTTTGCTTCCATGCCGCATATTGTGGCAGAAGGCCGGCGTTCCATCAACAACCTGCAGCGCTCCTCGTCGCTGTTCCTCATCAAAGCATTTTTCAGCACCATTTTGGCTGTTTGTTTTATCTTTATCCAAAGCCGTTATCCGTTCCAGCCCATTCAGTTTACGCTTTTGAATGCGCTGGCAATTGGCTTCCCGTCCTTCGTCCTTTCCCTGGAACCAAACCGAGAACGGCTGCACGGCCGATTTATGTTAAATATCATTAAAAAGGCCATTCCCGGCACATTGACGATGGTGTTCAGCGTGCTTCTGTTGGAAGCCGTCAACTTCTACGTTAAACTTCCCTATGAGCAGCTTTCAACCGCGGCGGTGGTTCTCATGGCTTTCACTATGTTTATGATTCTATTCCGCGTATGTATGCCCTTTAACGGCAAGCACGTTCTGTTGTTTGTCACAATGTGTGTAGCCTTTGTGCTGGCTTATATCTTTATGGGAAATATGTTCAGCTTGACACCGCTGAACGCACCCATGCTGCTGATTCTGCTTCCGCTGATTTTCGCTTCGGTCAGTATGTTTATGATGTTCCTACACCTGATTGAACGCATTTTAATGCGTCGTGTAAATTAA
- a CDS encoding O-antigen ligase family protein, whose protein sequence is MRRRFFLFGRIISARKAFYRPDTGKELVHIAQVKDLVAAAKRGLQKLQTNAAFADKCLALVVIGSLYLPSTVSGFTIIAASFYVMANYQRRGKVFGAPYFKLLFGSFVFSFFISASYRNYMGMAMTLMLLAMMVYGMYLRSVMTRGLLDEMLDLACLMSVPAVLAAVLQKAVTFAADPSYRPVSFFNNANYFGMMIEFTVAIILYRALRNRRALSMYTVLLGVNMLGLYLCGSMSALAAVSCGIFVFLLCKHRRKLAGLYGIVLVAFFAVNKVVPALFPRTEAISYTTDQRLSIWHGAVSGILQTPLFGRGMRAYSIVHDLFGTYPTYHCHNLYLDCLLDFGILGSAVMLIFGWYYLRGIIRRIRGRRACNADLLFLTVLIMTLVHGCTDVTISWTQTGMLFFILFSATGVSLQRNRQTSLSVSHSYYHQSPRTVKYYQ, encoded by the coding sequence ATGCGTCGGCGCTTTTTCCTTTTTGGCAGGATTATTTCTGCCAGAAAGGCTTTTTATCGCCCGGATACAGGAAAGGAGCTGGTCCATATCGCACAGGTAAAGGACCTGGTGGCGGCGGCAAAACGGGGCCTGCAAAAATTGCAGACAAACGCGGCTTTTGCCGACAAATGCCTTGCACTGGTGGTCATCGGTTCATTATATCTGCCCAGTACGGTCAGCGGTTTCACTATTATTGCAGCTTCATTTTATGTCATGGCAAACTATCAGCGCCGGGGAAAGGTGTTTGGCGCGCCATATTTTAAGCTGTTGTTTGGTTCTTTTGTTTTTTCATTTTTTATATCGGCTTCTTATCGGAACTATATGGGTATGGCTATGACGCTGATGCTGCTGGCCATGATGGTATACGGCATGTATCTGCGCAGCGTGATGACGCGCGGCCTGCTGGACGAAATGCTGGATCTTGCGTGCCTGATGAGTGTGCCCGCAGTGCTGGCGGCTGTCTTGCAGAAAGCAGTGACTTTTGCCGCCGATCCCAGTTACCGCCCGGTGTCCTTCTTTAATAACGCAAACTATTTCGGCATGATGATTGAGTTTACGGTGGCAATCATTCTGTACCGTGCCCTGCGCAACCGCCGTGCGTTGTCCATGTACACGGTCCTGTTGGGTGTAAACATGCTGGGACTGTATCTGTGTGGTTCCATGTCGGCGCTGGCGGCTGTGTCCTGTGGTATTTTTGTCTTTCTGCTGTGCAAGCACCGCCGCAAATTGGCTGGCCTGTACGGTATCGTGCTGGTGGCTTTCTTTGCAGTCAACAAGGTGGTGCCGGCACTGTTCCCCCGCACAGAGGCAATCTCTTATACAACGGATCAGCGCCTGTCTATTTGGCACGGAGCTGTTTCCGGCATTCTGCAGACACCTCTGTTTGGCCGCGGAATGCGTGCCTATAGCATAGTGCATGATTTATTTGGTACCTATCCCACATATCACTGCCATAACCTGTACCTTGACTGTCTGCTGGATTTTGGTATTCTGGGCAGTGCAGTGATGCTGATTTTCGGCTGGTATTATCTGCGTGGCATTATCCGCCGTATTCGTGGCCGTCGGGCCTGCAATGCAGACCTGCTGTTTTTGACTGTACTCATTATGACATTAGTACACGGCTGCACAGATGTGACAATTTCCTGGACGCAGACAGGTATGCTGTTCTTTATTTTGTTCTCTGCCACGGGCGTTTCGCTGCAGAGGAACCGTCAGACTTCGCTGTCCGTATCCCACAGCTATTACCACCAGTCACCGCGGACCGTAAAGTATTATCAGTAA
- the ribE gene encoding 6,7-dimethyl-8-ribityllumazine synthase — MRTLEGKLVSEHIKVGIVASRFNELITNKLIGGALDGLKRHNVNDNDIDLAWVPGAFEIPLIASKMATSGRYEAVICLGAVIRGSTSHYDYVCSEMSKGIAQVSLSSGIPVMFGVLTTENLEQALERAGSKAGNKGFECASGAIEMVNLIRELKA, encoded by the coding sequence ATGCGTACTTTAGAAGGAAAACTGGTATCGGAACACATCAAGGTCGGTATTGTCGCTTCCCGTTTCAATGAACTAATTACCAACAAGCTGATTGGCGGCGCACTGGATGGTCTGAAACGTCACAATGTAAATGACAATGATATTGACCTTGCGTGGGTACCCGGCGCATTTGAAATTCCGCTGATTGCTTCCAAAATGGCAACCAGCGGCCGCTATGAAGCCGTTATCTGTTTGGGCGCCGTTATCCGCGGCAGCACCAGCCACTATGATTATGTCTGCAGTGAGATGTCCAAAGGAATCGCGCAGGTATCCCTTTCCAGCGGTATTCCGGTAATGTTTGGTGTGCTGACAACGGAAAACCTGGAGCAGGCGCTGGAGCGTGCCGGTTCCAAGGCCGGCAACAAGGGCTTTGAGTGCGCCAGCGGTGCCATTGAGATGGTTAACCTGATTCGGGAACTGAAAGCCTAA